One Capricornis sumatraensis isolate serow.1 chromosome 8, serow.2, whole genome shotgun sequence genomic region harbors:
- the LOC138082887 gene encoding mas-related G-protein coupled receptor member A2-like: MDNYCETHHSSPDAAEPAEGSHDVEHVALRSLTVVVALCRLVGNGIVIWFVCLSHRKTSFLIYSLNLAVVDFMNLGFQILFSVRQILKPFLHRCFGLHALFMVLRWFFYLTGLGIMTAISFQGCLSALFPIWYRCHCPKHLLAIVSALLWILTFLLNMLRGYACGQLSTREERFCDEFKTATAVSVFLQFSILGISSLLLLQRVQASSQKHQPRKFHRVLLLSFLGFLLGLPLSIIRFCTTEKIHVFNDICVLLSCINSMANPAIYVFTGSLQRERSTETLKVVLQRALGEETEDAEDQKVTPTGKTDSVGL; the protein is encoded by the coding sequence ATGGACAATTACTGCGAGACTCATCATTCCAGCCCTGACGCTGCAGAGCCGGCTGAAGGGTCACACGATGTTGAGCACGTGGCCCTCCGGTCACTCACCGTGGTTGTGGCCCTTTGCAGACTGGTGGGAAATGGAATCGTGATCTggtttgtctgtctgtctcacaGGAAGACCTCCTTCCTCATCTACAGCCTCAATCTGGCCGTCGTGGACTTCATGAACCTCGGCTTCCAGATCCTGTTCTCTGTCCGCCAAATCCTGAAGCCGTTCCTCCACCGTTGCTTTGGTCTTCACGCCCTCTTCATGGTCCTGAGGTGGTTCTTCTACCTCACTGGTCTGGGCATCATGACCGCCATCAGCTTCCAGGGCTGTCTGTCCGCCCTCTTCCCTATCTGGTATCGGTGTCATTGCCCCAAGCACCTGTTGGCCATTGTGAGTGCGCTCCTTTGGATTCTGACCTTTCTGTTAAATATGCTGAGAGGTTATGCCTGCGGCCAGCTATCCACCAGGGAGGAAAGGTTCTGTGACGAATTTAAGACTGCCACCGCCGTGTCGGTCTTCCTCCAATTCTCCATCCTGGGCATATCCAGTCTGCTGTTGCTCCAGCGAGTCCAGGCCAGCTCCCAGAAGCATCAGCCCAGGAAGTTCCACCGGGTCCTCCTGCTCTCGTTCCTGGGCTTCCTCCTCGGCCTGCCCCTCAGCATCATCCGGTTCTGTACAACCGAGAAAATTCACGTCTTCAATGACATCTGTGTTCTGTTGTCCTGCATCAACAGCATGGCCAATCCTGCCATTTACGTCTTCACTGGGAGCCTTCAGAGGGAGCGGTCGACGGAGACCCTCAAGGTGGTCCTTCAGAGAGCCCTGGGTGAGGAGACGGAGGATGCTGAGGACCAGAAAGTGACTCCAACTGGCAAGACGGACAGCGTGGGCCTCTGA